From the Cryptomeria japonica chromosome 2, Sugi_1.0, whole genome shotgun sequence genome, one window contains:
- the LOC131047426 gene encoding probable glucan endo-1,3-beta-glucosidase A6 gives MGACGFHLSLIVVSLGIKFVWGDTDPFFLSHAVGINYGRLADNLPPPSKAVELIKSINAGYVKIYDADSEVLKALANSTLPVVITVANEEVSGIASSTTTSDQWLQTNVLPYYPLTKISIIMVGNEILSHTELQSVWPQLVPAMQNMHASLQKLNLDSSIKVTTSIGMDALSSSYPPSNGSFKQEIAMSVIQPMLSFLSATDSYFFLDVYPFFAWNSDPANISLDYVLFGEITADVVQDGTLSYSNMLDAQLDAAIAAMATLGYGEVKVVISETGWPTSGDSSGATVANAASYNTRLVSKLLSNTGTPRRPQTFFATFIFALFNEDEKTGHTTERNWGLFYPDGTPVYDIDLSAGVIKTSHTLGAASSSSVVSCEFVWASILCSTNLLLLFIL, from the exons ATGGGGGCTTGTGGATTTCACCTGTCTTTAATTGTTGTTAGTTTGGGGATAAAATTTGTGTGGGGAGATACAG ATCCCTTTTTCTTGAGTCATGCGGTGGGAATCAACTACGGGAGGCTGGCAGACAATCTGCCACCGCCATCAAAAGCAGTGGAGCTGATCAAGAGTATTAACGCAGGCTATGTCAAAATCTACGACGCGGACTCAGAAGTCCTCAAGGCGCTGGCCAACAGCACCCTCCCTGTTGTGATCACggttgcaaatgaagaagtttcaGGCATAGCCTCCAGCACTACCACTTCAGACCAATGGCTTCAAACCAACGTTCTTCCTTACTATCCCCTAACCAAAATTTCCATCATCATGGTGGGCAACGAGATTCTGTCACACACCGAACTACAGTCCGTGTGGCCTCAGCTAGTCCCCGCAATGCAAAACATGCACGCCTCCTTACAGAAGTTGAATCTAGACTCCTCCATCAAAGTAACCACATCTATAGGCATGGACGCCCTCTCTTCCTCTTACCCGCCCTCCAACGGCTCCTTCAAACAAGAAATTGCCATGTCAGTAATACAGCCCATGCTCAGCTTCCTCAGTGCCACGGATTCTTATTTCTTCCTGGATGTGTACCCTTTCTTCGCCTGGAATTCCGACCCCGCCAACATATCTCTGGACTATGTGCTCTTTGGCGAGATCACGGCGGACGTAGTACAGGACGGCACTCTGAGTTACTCCAACATGCTGGATGCACAGCTGGACGCCGCCATAGCGGCCATGGCGACGCTGGGCTACGGTGAGGTGAAAGTGGTCATTAGTGAGACGGGGTGGCCCACCAGTGGCGACTCCAGCGGCGCCACCGTAGCCAACGCCGCCAGCTACAACACAAGACTCGTCAGCAAGTTGTTATCAAACACTGGTACTCCGCGTCGTCCGCAGACGTTCTTTGCCACATTCATCTTCGCCCTCTTTAATGAAGATGAGAAGACCGGCCACACCACGGAGCGCAACTGGGGCCTCTTTTACCCTGACGGAACTCCAGTCTACGACATCGATCTCTCCGCCGGCGTGATTAAAACCTCACATACTCTGGGGGCGGCGTCGTCGTCGTCGGTCGTTTCCTGTGAATTTGTTTGGGCGAGCATTTTGTGCTCAACCAATTTACTTCTCTTATTTATTCTTTGA